In Polynucleobacter sp. es-EL-1, the following are encoded in one genomic region:
- a CDS encoding SPOR domain-containing protein codes for MIRLSKLFKRNPETDNLNQGSVRDRRTVNKLAPRSFQRAQESEELALTEDPEQQRARHRLIGAAVLVAIAVVGLPRILDDKPKSFNNDIAINIVTSLPSPTLNSQAQEEKSKPVVATESAPKETEALAAKSAPSAAIEPKLEAKPEIKSTPAPAKGSVMGLAAGEEVVAPPSPKASSEEIPKKLSASGKFVIQIGAFASEERAKGWISKMKEQKIPNYVINKTSSDGTKLYVLRAGPFTDKEVAEVAEKKVKAMGLTPRLVEVGAN; via the coding sequence ATGATTCGTTTATCGAAGCTTTTTAAGCGAAACCCTGAGACTGATAACCTTAATCAAGGTTCGGTGAGGGATCGTCGTACCGTTAATAAATTAGCCCCGCGTAGTTTTCAGAGGGCTCAAGAAAGCGAAGAGCTCGCTTTAACTGAAGATCCAGAACAGCAACGTGCTCGTCACCGTTTAATCGGTGCTGCCGTATTGGTTGCAATAGCGGTAGTGGGATTGCCTCGCATCTTAGATGACAAACCCAAGTCTTTTAACAACGATATCGCAATCAATATTGTCACTAGCCTACCAAGTCCTACACTCAATTCACAAGCGCAAGAAGAAAAATCTAAGCCTGTCGTTGCTACTGAATCGGCGCCAAAAGAGACCGAAGCTTTAGCTGCAAAGTCTGCGCCTTCAGCAGCTATTGAGCCTAAACTTGAAGCTAAGCCAGAAATCAAATCAACACCAGCTCCCGCTAAAGGGTCGGTTATGGGATTGGCTGCGGGTGAGGAAGTGGTTGCTCCACCTTCCCCTAAGGCATCTAGTGAAGAAATACCTAAAAAATTATCTGCTTCTGGCAAGTTTGTAATCCAGATCGGCGCCTTTGCTTCTGAAGAACGTGCCAAGGGCTGGATTAGCAAAATGAAAGAGCAAAAAATTCCGAACTATGTGATTAATAAAACCAGTTCGGATGGCACCAAACTCTATGTTCTACGCGCTGGCCCTTTTACTGATAAAGAGGTAGCTGAAGTTGCTGAGAAGAAGGTCAAAGCTATGGGCCTGACTCCTCGCCTTGTTGAGGTTGGGGCCAATTAA
- the trpB gene encoding tryptophan synthase subunit beta: MYDKPDARGHFGPYGGVFVSETLMFALDELKAAYAKYQYDPEFLEEFHYELKHFVGRPSPVYHAKRWSEILGGAQIYLKREDLNHTGAHKINNVIGQAMLAKRMGKPRIIAETGAGQHGVATATICARFGLDCTVYQGSVDVARQAQNVFRMKLLGAKVVPVESGTKTLKDALNEAMRDWVTNVENTFYIIGTVAGPHPYPMMVRDFQSVIGEECKVQMPEMTGRQPDFVLACVGGGSNAMGIFYPYIDYPEVQLVGVEAAGHGLGSGLHSAALCVGKPGVLHGNRTYLLQDENGQISETHSVSAGMDYPGVGPEHAWLKDSGRADYVAITDEEALQAFHDCCRIEGIIPALESSHAIAYACKLAKTLPKDKTILVNLSGRGDKDMHTVAQATGSEG; encoded by the coding sequence ATGTACGATAAGCCAGATGCACGAGGACACTTTGGTCCTTACGGTGGTGTATTTGTTTCAGAGACATTGATGTTTGCATTAGATGAACTCAAAGCAGCTTATGCGAAGTATCAATACGATCCAGAATTTTTAGAAGAATTTCATTACGAACTAAAACATTTTGTCGGCCGTCCATCGCCTGTCTACCACGCTAAACGCTGGAGTGAAATATTAGGCGGCGCGCAGATCTACCTTAAGCGTGAAGATTTAAACCATACTGGCGCGCACAAAATTAATAATGTGATTGGTCAGGCGATGTTGGCTAAGCGTATGGGCAAGCCGCGCATCATCGCCGAAACAGGAGCTGGTCAACATGGCGTTGCTACTGCAACCATTTGCGCGCGTTTTGGTTTGGATTGCACGGTTTACCAAGGATCTGTTGACGTAGCTCGTCAAGCCCAAAACGTTTTCCGTATGAAATTGCTCGGTGCCAAAGTAGTGCCGGTTGAGTCGGGTACAAAAACACTCAAAGATGCGCTCAATGAAGCGATGCGTGATTGGGTGACGAATGTTGAAAATACTTTCTACATCATTGGCACGGTTGCAGGTCCTCACCCTTATCCGATGATGGTCCGAGATTTTCAGAGCGTGATTGGTGAAGAGTGCAAAGTTCAAATGCCGGAGATGACTGGACGTCAGCCTGATTTTGTTCTAGCTTGTGTCGGCGGTGGATCTAATGCCATGGGTATTTTCTATCCCTACATTGATTACCCAGAAGTTCAACTGGTTGGCGTTGAGGCAGCTGGCCATGGCCTCGGTAGCGGTCTCCATTCAGCAGCGCTATGCGTTGGTAAGCCTGGCGTATTGCACGGTAATCGGACCTATTTATTACAAGATGAGAACGGGCAAATTTCTGAAACGCACTCCGTTTCTGCTGGCATGGATTATCCAGGCGTTGGTCCAGAGCATGCCTGGTTGAAAGATTCAGGCCGTGCTGACTACGTTGCCATCACCGATGAAGAAGCACTCCAAGCATTTCATGATTGCTGTCGCATTGAGGGCATCATCCCAGCTTTGGAGTCATCGCATGCGATTGCTTACGCCTGTAAGTTGGCCAAGACACTGCCAAAAGATAAGACTATTTTGGTCAATTTATCTGGCCGTGGTGATAAGGATATGCACACCGTTGCTCAGGCTACTGGCTCTGAGGGTTAA
- the trpA gene encoding tryptophan synthase subunit alpha produces the protein MSKITALFKELKANGKKGLIPFITAGDPDPALTVELMHALVRGGANVIELGVPFSDPMADGPVIQRSSERALTQGVTLRSCLEMVREFRKNDANTPVVLMGYANPVEQMGAERFATEAKAAGVDGVLVVDYPPEECVDFAARMRVAGVDPIFLLAPTSSHERIKEAAKIASGYIYYVSMRGVTGASHLNTQDVASIIPKIREETDIPIAVGFGINDAQSARTVSKTADAVVIGSRIIRLLEEAGPGQAVQSLETFIREIRVALDS, from the coding sequence ATGTCAAAAATTACCGCTCTATTTAAAGAATTAAAAGCCAATGGTAAGAAGGGTTTAATTCCTTTCATTACTGCTGGTGACCCAGATCCAGCATTAACCGTCGAGTTGATGCACGCACTGGTCAGGGGTGGTGCTAATGTGATCGAACTGGGTGTGCCTTTTTCAGACCCCATGGCTGATGGGCCGGTAATTCAACGCTCTTCCGAGCGTGCATTAACCCAGGGCGTTACATTGCGCAGCTGTTTAGAAATGGTGCGAGAGTTTCGTAAAAATGATGCCAATACGCCAGTTGTTCTGATGGGTTATGCCAATCCGGTTGAGCAAATGGGTGCAGAGCGCTTTGCTACCGAGGCTAAAGCTGCAGGGGTGGATGGTGTTCTGGTGGTGGATTACCCGCCAGAAGAGTGTGTTGATTTTGCTGCAAGAATGCGGGTAGCGGGGGTAGATCCGATTTTCCTTCTAGCGCCCACGTCATCCCATGAACGCATCAAGGAGGCTGCCAAAATAGCTTCTGGTTATATCTATTACGTGTCTATGAGGGGGGTAACTGGGGCATCCCATCTGAATACCCAGGATGTAGCCAGCATTATTCCTAAAATTCGTGAAGAAACGGATATTCCCATTGCCGTTGGTTTTGGTATTAATGATGCCCAAAGCGCCCGTACGGTGTCTAAAACTGCGGATGCGGTGGTAATTGGTAGTCGGATTATTCGTCTTTTGGAGGAGGCTGGACCAGGCCAGGCAGTACAATCACTGGAAACCTTTATACGTGAAATTCGCGTTGCTTTAGACAGTTAA
- a CDS encoding FimV/HubP family polar landmark protein: protein MLRKSHIQFAKLLCLLWLSWSFSAGAISLGSPKLLSKPGDPLKVEFAIRVGEDEQSLLDSLSINASNAALYERLGISRKLLEFNPQAMIYRNQQQKLMVLLETVEPVPIAEDPFLDVLLNLKWSAGSTTKTYTLLLGDVQKISVRSGQTLSEIAAQLAPQLGDVTLDQTMMALFKANPDAFASGSINRLDAGAELTKPSQALLRSISPAQANEFVAESNAQWLAEQESKGANLATVAPAKSSVAPAQDRLKIGSSVDSSAQELRYAEELVAQERALEQTRARVAELEKNIADLQLLLDQAKGKSQNRPEQGTTNGMSTFAPILLTLVLMAVTGLLLWFLAKNARRSEVHDYSKASSTKTATPESHADSTHAIPERTKALFAGIDLELTPSKNAPVQQQKVSHPMADALRVKLNLAKAYITIEDFAAARKSLEEIVSIGSDIDPAITLEAQGLLLGLSQRNS, encoded by the coding sequence ATGTTGCGTAAGAGCCATATTCAGTTTGCAAAACTCCTTTGCTTGCTTTGGCTTAGCTGGTCATTTTCTGCCGGTGCGATTTCCTTAGGTTCTCCAAAATTATTATCAAAACCTGGCGATCCTCTCAAGGTTGAATTTGCCATTAGAGTTGGTGAGGATGAGCAGTCTTTATTAGATAGCCTGAGTATCAATGCGTCTAATGCAGCACTTTACGAGCGTCTAGGGATTTCTCGCAAATTATTAGAGTTCAATCCCCAGGCGATGATTTATCGCAATCAGCAGCAAAAGCTGATGGTGTTGCTAGAAACTGTTGAGCCCGTTCCGATTGCTGAAGACCCCTTTTTAGACGTATTACTCAACCTCAAGTGGTCCGCTGGAAGCACCACTAAAACCTATACCTTGCTATTGGGTGATGTGCAAAAAATTTCAGTTCGATCCGGCCAAACTTTGTCGGAGATTGCTGCTCAATTGGCACCTCAGTTAGGCGATGTAACGCTTGATCAAACCATGATGGCTTTATTCAAAGCCAATCCCGATGCTTTCGCTAGTGGCAGCATTAATCGATTAGACGCAGGGGCAGAGCTTACCAAGCCAAGTCAAGCCTTATTGCGCTCGATTAGTCCGGCTCAAGCTAATGAATTTGTTGCTGAATCAAATGCGCAGTGGCTAGCTGAACAAGAATCTAAGGGGGCTAACTTAGCAACTGTAGCCCCAGCGAAGAGTTCAGTTGCGCCTGCGCAAGATCGTCTCAAGATCGGCTCTAGCGTCGACAGTAGCGCACAAGAGCTTCGCTATGCTGAAGAGTTGGTGGCTCAAGAGCGTGCATTAGAGCAAACTCGCGCTCGCGTTGCTGAGCTAGAAAAGAATATTGCTGATCTACAGCTCCTGTTGGATCAAGCTAAAGGAAAGTCTCAGAATCGGCCTGAACAGGGCACAACCAATGGCATGAGCACTTTTGCACCAATATTACTTACCTTGGTATTAATGGCTGTTACTGGTTTATTGCTATGGTTTCTGGCAAAGAATGCGCGCCGTTCTGAAGTCCATGATTATTCAAAAGCCAGCTCAACCAAGACTGCTACTCCTGAATCTCATGCTGACTCAACCCATGCGATACCAGAGCGGACCAAGGCTTTGTTTGCCGGTATTGATTTAGAACTTACTCCAAGTAAAAACGCTCCTGTTCAGCAGCAAAAAGTATCTCATCCAATGGCTGATGCTTTAAGGGTAAAGCTTAACTTAGCTAAGGCTTATATAACCATCGAAGATTTTGCTGCGGCAAGAAAATCGCTTGAAGAAATTGTCTCTATTGGCTCTGACATTGATCCAGCAATTACCTTGGAAGCACAAGGTCTATTGCTCGGCTTATCTCAGCGAAACTCCTAA
- the asd gene encoding aspartate-semialdehyde dehydrogenase, whose amino-acid sequence MANAKIPLVGLVGWRGMVGSVLMERMLAEKDFDLIEPVFFSTSQAGGEVPLLNVNKVTKNENTLQDANDISALSRCDIILTCQGGDYTNEIFPKLRAAGWQGHWIDAASALRMKDDAVLILDPVNRPVIDKALASGGKNWIGSNCTVSLMMMAMGGLVKADMVEWISAMTYQAASGAGAQNMRELLLQMGALRDSVATELADPSSWILDIDRKVTETLRSPDFPKKNFRNTPLAGSLIPWIDVPVENGQTKEEWKGGAEFNKILGRPPFRTPGSIPIDGLCVRVGAMRCHSQGLTVKLKKDIPLKEIEEILAGDNQWVKVVPNDREMTERDLSPAAVSGTLTVPIGRLHKLAMGPEYLGAFTVGDQLLWGAAEPLRRMLRILLER is encoded by the coding sequence ATGGCAAATGCAAAAATACCATTGGTAGGTTTAGTTGGTTGGCGCGGAATGGTCGGCAGTGTTCTCATGGAGAGAATGTTGGCTGAAAAAGATTTTGACCTCATTGAGCCAGTATTTTTTAGTACTAGCCAGGCTGGCGGTGAAGTACCGTTACTCAATGTCAATAAAGTAACTAAAAATGAAAATACCTTGCAAGATGCCAATGACATCAGTGCATTATCTCGCTGCGACATTATCTTGACCTGCCAAGGTGGTGACTACACCAATGAGATCTTCCCAAAACTGCGTGCTGCTGGTTGGCAAGGTCATTGGATTGATGCTGCTAGTGCTTTGCGCATGAAGGATGATGCCGTCCTGATCTTAGATCCTGTAAATCGCCCTGTAATTGATAAGGCTTTGGCTTCTGGAGGTAAGAATTGGATAGGTAGTAACTGTACAGTGAGCTTAATGATGATGGCGATGGGCGGCCTAGTTAAAGCGGATATGGTGGAGTGGATTAGCGCCATGACGTATCAGGCAGCCTCTGGCGCGGGCGCACAAAATATGCGTGAGTTGCTCCTGCAAATGGGTGCTCTGCGTGATAGCGTAGCGACAGAGTTGGCCGATCCCTCTTCTTGGATCTTGGATATTGATCGCAAGGTAACGGAGACTTTACGTTCGCCTGATTTTCCGAAGAAAAATTTCCGCAATACACCTTTAGCGGGTAGCTTAATTCCTTGGATCGATGTTCCGGTTGAAAATGGCCAAACCAAGGAAGAGTGGAAGGGTGGTGCTGAGTTCAATAAGATCTTGGGTCGTCCACCATTTAGAACTCCCGGTAGCATTCCAATTGATGGCCTCTGTGTTCGGGTTGGTGCAATGCGCTGCCATTCTCAAGGCTTAACCGTCAAGCTGAAAAAAGATATTCCCCTCAAAGAAATTGAAGAGATTTTGGCTGGCGATAATCAATGGGTCAAAGTGGTCCCGAATGATCGTGAAATGACAGAACGTGATTTATCACCAGCTGCAGTGAGCGGAACTTTGACAGTGCCAATTGGTCGTTTACATAAATTAGCAATGGGCCCTGAGTATCTTGGCGCATTTACAGTGGGTGACCAGCTGTTATGGGGCGCTGCTGAACCACTGCGCCGTATGTTGCGCATTTTGCTTGAGCGTTGA
- a CDS encoding phosphoribosylanthranilate isomerase — protein sequence MGLLNYSAGRTRVKICGLKTPADIDAAVAAGVDAVGFVFYPPSPRAVTPNIAASLITRLPAGVDAVGLVVNASDAQFEAIRAVAPITLWQFHGDETPEDCQRLAAGQPWIKAARIGAQFPFEDFSLQYGQANAFLLDALVEGYGGGGVPFDWQGIPQAWISANAPQVVLSGGLNVHNVGEAIARLHPCAVDVSSGVEISKGVKDHALMKQFIQAVRAADANASP from the coding sequence ATGGGCTTACTCAATTACTCAGCAGGGCGTACCAGAGTCAAAATCTGTGGTCTCAAGACGCCTGCTGACATTGACGCGGCTGTGGCAGCTGGGGTCGATGCCGTAGGTTTTGTTTTTTACCCCCCAAGTCCACGGGCCGTTACTCCCAATATCGCTGCTTCTTTGATAACCCGCTTACCTGCCGGGGTTGATGCTGTTGGCCTAGTAGTAAATGCCTCAGATGCCCAATTTGAGGCCATTAGAGCGGTTGCACCGATTACTTTATGGCAATTTCATGGGGATGAGACCCCAGAGGACTGTCAGAGGCTTGCGGCTGGGCAACCCTGGATAAAAGCGGCGCGTATTGGGGCGCAGTTCCCTTTTGAGGATTTTTCCCTACAATATGGTCAAGCAAATGCCTTTTTGCTCGATGCCCTAGTTGAGGGCTATGGAGGAGGGGGCGTTCCCTTTGATTGGCAAGGAATACCACAAGCATGGATAAGCGCAAACGCGCCTCAGGTCGTTTTGAGTGGTGGGTTGAACGTTCACAACGTGGGCGAAGCGATTGCTCGTCTGCATCCATGCGCGGTTGACGTCTCAAGTGGCGTAGAAATCAGCAAGGGTGTAAAAGATCACGCCCTGATGAAGCAATTTATTCAAGCAGTGCGTGCAGCCGATGCGAATGCATCACCCTAA
- the folC gene encoding bifunctional tetrahydrofolate synthase/dihydrofolate synthase: MTTPTQPPVLFNSLEAWLKHLETAHPVGIDMGLARIGRVKEALGLQFDCPVITVAGTNGKGSTCAYLESILLASGYKVGCHMSPHLLVFNERARVNGEEVKDGLLLKHFEAVERARVSLPNPPTLTYFEFTTLAIMHLFAQANLDAVVLEVGMGGRLDAVNIVDADCAIVTSIDIDHADFLGGTREVIALEKAGVFRPGAIAICGDPVPPQTLIDYAEKLGCDLWLQGRDFNFQGDKQQWGWAGRQKRFSGLGYPALRGANQILNASAVIAALMALHQRLPVSAQDIRNGFALVELPGRFQVLPGQPTVVLDVAHNPHAAATLGQGLDKMGYHPYTFAIFGAMADKDISGVIKPLLDSVDFWFCTDLPTPRAASAQDLALKLMELGVAEKNGADGGIECFPEPALAYQKALSKAGEGDRIVIFGSFYTVAGVMAYRNNQAH, translated from the coding sequence TTGACTACCCCAACTCAGCCCCCCGTTCTATTTAATAGCCTAGAGGCTTGGCTTAAGCACCTAGAAACTGCTCACCCAGTCGGTATCGATATGGGTCTAGCAAGAATTGGTCGAGTCAAAGAGGCTCTTGGCCTGCAATTTGATTGTCCAGTAATTACCGTGGCTGGTACCAATGGCAAGGGCTCAACTTGCGCATACCTCGAAAGCATTTTGTTGGCATCTGGCTATAAAGTGGGATGCCACATGTCACCACACCTCTTGGTATTTAATGAACGCGCTCGGGTTAATGGTGAAGAGGTTAAGGATGGTCTTTTACTGAAACATTTTGAAGCTGTAGAGCGAGCTAGAGTTAGTCTTCCAAACCCACCAACACTCACTTATTTTGAATTTACGACCTTAGCCATCATGCATCTATTTGCGCAAGCCAATTTAGATGCGGTGGTCTTAGAAGTGGGTATGGGTGGTCGCTTAGATGCTGTCAATATTGTGGATGCCGATTGCGCCATAGTAACCAGTATCGATATAGATCATGCTGACTTTTTAGGCGGGACGCGCGAAGTAATCGCCCTTGAAAAAGCTGGTGTTTTTCGACCTGGTGCCATTGCAATTTGTGGTGATCCTGTTCCGCCGCAAACTTTGATTGATTACGCTGAAAAACTCGGCTGTGACTTATGGCTACAGGGTCGTGACTTCAATTTTCAGGGGGATAAGCAACAGTGGGGCTGGGCGGGGCGACAAAAACGCTTTAGCGGCTTAGGTTATCCAGCTTTACGGGGCGCAAACCAGATCTTAAATGCCTCCGCGGTGATTGCTGCCCTCATGGCATTGCATCAACGCCTGCCGGTAAGCGCTCAAGATATTCGCAATGGCTTTGCCTTAGTGGAGTTACCAGGCCGCTTTCAGGTTCTGCCGGGTCAGCCAACGGTGGTATTGGATGTGGCGCACAACCCGCATGCAGCCGCAACCCTGGGTCAAGGCCTCGATAAGATGGGCTATCACCCTTATACATTTGCTATTTTTGGCGCAATGGCAGATAAGGATATTTCCGGGGTAATTAAGCCCTTGCTTGATAGCGTGGATTTTTGGTTTTGTACGGATTTGCCAACGCCTAGGGCGGCTAGCGCTCAAGATCTAGCCCTCAAGCTTATGGAGCTTGGTGTGGCCGAAAAAAATGGTGCAGACGGGGGGATAGAATGCTTTCCTGAACCAGCTTTAGCCTATCAAAAAGCGCTATCCAAGGCAGGCGAGGGTGATAGAATTGTCATCTTCGGATCCTTCTATACCGTTGCCGGCGTAATGGCTTATCGAAACAACCAGGCGCATTGA
- the truA gene encoding tRNA pseudouridine(38-40) synthase TruA translates to MRIALGLQYDGSLFSGWQSQLKQKTIQDELENALAQFIGIEKLGLDPVRVITAGRTDAGVHALGQVVHFDAPVERESFSWVRGVNSFLPSSIVVNWAQPVSEEFSARYSAYQRTYIYALHAGPYRSPMADARAGYLMLPADRWFDIEAMKQAAQCLIGEHDFTSFRSSECQSKTPIKTIHSIDIYGDQPWLYFKITGNAFLHHMVRNLVGCFLQIGVGKQSAQWMQALLAAKDRSLAAPTFSAAGLYLTKVTYPEDFNIPQPYLINSWLPKYLL, encoded by the coding sequence ATGCGTATTGCTTTAGGTCTCCAATACGATGGCAGTCTTTTCTCTGGTTGGCAATCTCAGCTTAAGCAAAAGACAATTCAGGATGAATTAGAAAATGCATTAGCCCAATTTATTGGGATAGAAAAGCTGGGATTAGATCCCGTGCGCGTTATTACCGCAGGAAGAACGGATGCAGGAGTACATGCTTTAGGTCAGGTAGTGCACTTTGATGCCCCTGTTGAGCGTGAATCATTTTCTTGGGTGAGGGGGGTAAATTCATTTTTACCATCTTCTATTGTCGTGAATTGGGCACAGCCAGTCTCAGAAGAATTTAGTGCTCGTTACTCTGCCTATCAGCGAACCTATATTTATGCATTGCATGCTGGTCCGTATCGCTCGCCAATGGCTGATGCTAGGGCGGGGTATTTAATGTTACCTGCTGATCGGTGGTTTGATATTGAGGCAATGAAGCAGGCTGCTCAGTGTTTAATCGGGGAGCATGATTTCACTTCCTTTCGATCCTCTGAGTGCCAAAGTAAGACGCCAATTAAAACAATCCACTCAATAGATATTTATGGCGATCAACCTTGGCTGTATTTCAAGATCACCGGAAATGCTTTTTTGCACCATATGGTCCGTAATTTAGTGGGATGTTTTTTGCAAATCGGGGTAGGTAAGCAATCTGCCCAATGGATGCAAGCATTACTGGCAGCGAAAGACCGCAGTCTAGCGGCCCCAACATTTTCTGCGGCAGGGCTTTATCTGACAAAAGTTACCTATCCAGAAGACTTCAATATTCCTCAGCCCTACTTGATTAATTCTTGGTTACCAAAATACCTACTTTAG
- a CDS encoding CvpA family protein — MEFLSTLNLTAVDYFTLVVLLVSALIGISRGLFKEVLALASWFIAAWVAYHYTNYLATEWLSSFHMDELLSLGVSFLILFILTLIICGLLGGVIQKIILSAGLSLTDRFLGLVFGLLRGGLVVIVAATLAALTPIPQSVAWQKAITRPAIDMATGLIKGWLPADWAKKLGDAMPKITPTITPSLTIGI; from the coding sequence ATGGAATTCTTATCCACCCTCAATTTAACAGCGGTGGATTATTTCACCCTGGTCGTGCTTTTGGTATCCGCACTCATTGGTATCTCTAGGGGGTTGTTTAAAGAGGTCCTGGCACTTGCTTCCTGGTTTATTGCTGCGTGGGTTGCTTACCATTACACCAACTATCTTGCTACTGAATGGCTCTCCAGTTTTCATATGGATGAGCTCTTAAGTTTGGGCGTGAGCTTTCTCATACTCTTTATTTTGACTTTGATTATTTGTGGATTGCTCGGTGGAGTTATTCAGAAGATTATTCTTTCTGCTGGCTTGAGTCTGACTGATCGTTTTCTAGGTTTGGTGTTTGGCCTGCTGCGGGGTGGCTTGGTTGTTATAGTTGCCGCTACGCTTGCCGCCTTAACACCTATTCCGCAAAGTGTTGCATGGCAGAAAGCCATCACCCGGCCTGCTATTGATATGGCAACGGGGCTGATTAAAGGCTGGTTGCCTGCAGACTGGGCAAAAAAATTAGGTGATGCAATGCCTAAAATTACACCAACGATTACACCTTCATTAACAATAGGGATCTAG
- the accD gene encoding acetyl-CoA carboxylase, carboxyltransferase subunit beta has translation MSWIDKLLPPQIQHTDPANRKSVPEGLWVKCPGCETVLYSTDIEANLSVCPKCSHHMRIGARQRLDSLLDPKGRYEIGADIYPIDPLKFKDSKKYPDRLKEATDASGESEALIVLGGKIESIPVVAACFEFQYMGGSMGSVVGERFARGVQEAIAKKCAFICITATGGARMQESLLSLFQMAKTNSMLTLLSKKGLPYISVLTDPTMGGISASFAFMGDVVMAEPKALIGFAGPRVIEQTVREKLPEGFQRSEFLMQKGGIDMIVDRRQMRAEIARLLALLQQLPEPAIAGGAAV, from the coding sequence ATGAGCTGGATCGATAAATTACTCCCTCCCCAAATTCAGCATACCGATCCTGCAAATCGTAAGTCGGTTCCCGAGGGTTTATGGGTAAAGTGCCCTGGTTGTGAAACGGTTCTGTACAGCACTGATATTGAGGCCAACTTATCCGTATGTCCGAAATGCAGTCACCATATGCGTATTGGTGCGCGCCAACGCCTTGATAGTTTGCTAGATCCCAAGGGTCGTTATGAGATTGGTGCTGACATCTATCCAATTGACCCACTGAAATTTAAAGATTCAAAAAAATACCCCGATCGCCTAAAGGAGGCTACAGACGCCTCCGGAGAGTCCGAGGCCTTAATTGTGTTGGGCGGCAAGATCGAGAGCATTCCTGTTGTCGCTGCATGTTTTGAGTTTCAGTATATGGGTGGATCTATGGGCTCCGTAGTTGGAGAGCGTTTTGCTCGCGGGGTTCAAGAAGCGATTGCTAAAAAGTGTGCGTTTATCTGTATCACTGCTACTGGTGGCGCTCGTATGCAAGAGAGTTTGCTCTCATTGTTTCAGATGGCTAAAACCAATTCCATGCTGACCTTGCTGTCTAAAAAAGGTCTTCCGTACATCAGTGTTTTGACAGATCCAACTATGGGTGGTATTTCAGCGAGCTTTGCCTTTATGGGTGATGTCGTGATGGCAGAACCAAAAGCCTTAATTGGTTTTGCTGGCCCACGCGTCATCGAGCAAACTGTTCGAGAAAAACTTCCTGAAGGTTTTCAACGCTCCGAGTTTTTAATGCAAAAGGGTGGCATTGACATGATTGTTGATCGCCGTCAAATGCGTGCTGAAATTGCTCGTTTGTTGGCTTTGCTGCAGCAACTTCCTGAGCCTGCGATTGCGGGTGGCGCAGCCGTTTAA